Genomic window (Leptospira kanakyensis):
CACCATTGAAGGAGAAAAGATATCCATCTTTATCAGTTCCGTTACCAGAGAGTTGGTTGGGATTGATGTCAGAGTTATCTGGTTCATCGGCTTTGTCTTTGTTACTACCTTCCACCCATTCTTGTTTTTCTATAGGTGCGGGAGAAGATGTTCCACCAATGAGTTCGGGAGGAATGTCTTCAAAGCTAACATCTACATCTTCAAAGTTGGATTCTTCAACGACTTCGTCACCACGCAATTGACTAATCTTATAACCTGCGTAAGTTGCGGTATGGACAAACAAACTTCCGATCAAACAAATATGAAACAAACGTTCCCTATTTTCTTTGATAGAAACTTTGAATAATTTCCATAACTCCGCTAAACGATTCATTTTTTTACACTGAGGGCAATTTTAGTAACACCCGCTTTTCGGATGATTCCCATCAGCTCCGTAATTTTACCATAAGGAAGGCTTTCGTCTGCTGATAACGTCAAGCGCATGTTAGGTCTAATTTTAGCTTCTCTTTCGAGATTTCGAACCAAACCCGTAACGTCGGTATCTTTTCCTTCCAAAAGGAGAGCGCCTGTTTTTGTAATGGCAACTTGTACCGACTCGGCAACGTTCGGATCAGCAGCTTGCACTTTTGGTAAATTGATATTCAAACTTTCTTTTTTTAGAAAGTTAGCCGTTACCATAAAAATGACAAGAAGTACTAAAATCACATCCACCATTGGGGTGATGTTTATACTTCCAATTTCTTCGTCTTGTGAACCTGATGCTCCAGCCATAATTATACCTTTGTCTTATTCATTTGATAAGAGAGTAGTTCTTTTTTCAGGATTTCTAAATTCTGTAGAATTACCTTGGACTTTCTTGAAAAATAATTGTTTGCCATTACCACTGGAATGGCCACTGCAAGACCAGCCGCTGTTGCTAGTAGAGCTGTTGAGATGGAACGCATCACTACTTCTGCCCCAGAACTTCCCAAAGTTCCCAGACCATAGAAAGCCTTGATGACACCTAATACGGTTCCTAAAAGTCCAATAAAAGGAGCGTTGTTACCAAGTGTATTTAAGATAGGTAAACGTTTTTCTAATTCCAATTTTTCGGATAAGATTTGGCCATCTAAACTTTCATCCAAACCTTTGCGGCCTAATTTTAATTGTTTGAGAGCAAATTGTAGGAATCTTGTATAAATAGATTCTTCACCCGCATCCGTTTTCCAGTGAATTTCTGGTTCTTCTTGTAATGATGTTCTAACTTCGGTTAGATAATCTTCGTTTTTTTTACCTAAAGATTTTTTATAATAAATTAATCTCTCTGCAAATACGGCGAGTGCAATCACACTCGCAATTCCCATTGCAATAAAGATTAATTCTTCACCTATTTCTACATACTCTTGCATACTATTCTCCGTTTTGAATGTTGTTAAATAATAGATATAATGGAATTTGATCTGCGCTGATTTGGTTGTTTGTTGATGAAAAACAAGATCGTAAACAAGCATTCACACTTGCGCCAACTAAACTTGATTCTATTAACGCAGGAATTGTAGACTTAGTGCAAACTCCTGAATCAGTTTTTGATTTCCAATCAGTCACCTGGCAATTGAAGGCACAGGTTTGTGCAATCCCTGACATATTTTTATATGCTGTGTTTGAAAGCATTGATTGGCATGTGTTTGTTTTTGCAGAAGCCGTTGTTTCCGTAAAAGTAGTACCAATGGATGTGGCATATGCTTTAAAACATAAATCTTTGTTTGTAATCATTGATTCACATGTTTCTTGAGGTGCGTTTGCTGTCATAAGGTATTGTAACAATACAGTTTCTTTGTATGAATCTTCAAACTTTTTAGGTTCGGAACAAGAGATACCAAATATTAGACAACTGATAAGAATGAAATGTTTCATTAGAAATGCACCTCCATCCCAACGTTAAAGAAAGGAATGACTGTTCCACCTGGAAGTTGTAAAGTTCCGAAAGTATCACTCTCTCTGGGATTTGTAGCGGAGAATGGCCTCGAGTTATCATAATCAAAACCGTTTTTGTTTTTTCTCATATATACGTTTACGATTTCTAAATACCAATTTAGATATCCCCAAGAATAGTTTTCGAATATATCAAATCGAATGTCGAAACGATGGAAGTCGGTACCTCGTTTTACATAACCATACTCGGAGGTGTAAGGGTTATTGGAATATTGTGGGTTCCAATAAGTTAGTCCATTGAGTGGATTTGAAAATCTACCACCGTCATCACCAATCACTGGTCTCGAAGGAACTGATGTTAAATAACTCCAACGACCACCAATTTGATAACTTTCTGTGACTCGCCATCCATAGATAAAATTAGCAACGTGAGTTCTATCCCAAGGTGCCAACTGCTCTTTTGAGTTTGGAAAGTATGCAGCTAAAATTTTTCTCTCAATACCACCAACTTGCGAATTGTCACCTTCGTAAACTTGGTATAAGTTTGTGTTTTGAAAGGATTGTGACCAAGTATACGAAATCCAACCGAACCAATCTCTTGTTCCTGGGCGTGCATTTTTTCGAATTAGAAGTTCATATCCATGCGACCAACCGGTTGCTCTGTTTGAATAATTTAACGGACGATTGGAAACGATAGGT
Coding sequences:
- a CDS encoding energy transducer TonB encodes the protein MNRLAELWKLFKVSIKENRERLFHICLIGSLFVHTATYAGYKISQLRGDEVVEESNFEDVDVSFEDIPPELIGGTSSPAPIEKQEWVEGSNKDKADEPDNSDINPNQLSGNGTDKDGYLFSFNGDKMPTAIIDFDLREYFPPQAKAANIVEKQVVLLVQVNEDGSLQSAKIVSGRVGYGFEEAAMKLIKRVRFSPGYVQGQPKKMAHRLPILFSLED
- a CDS encoding ExbD/TolR family protein; the protein is MAGASGSQDEEIGSINITPMVDVILVLLVIFMVTANFLKKESLNINLPKVQAADPNVAESVQVAITKTGALLLEGKDTDVTGLVRNLEREAKIRPNMRLTLSADESLPYGKITELMGIIRKAGVTKIALSVKK
- a CDS encoding MotA/TolQ/ExbB proton channel family protein: MQEYVEIGEELIFIAMGIASVIALAVFAERLIYYKKSLGKKNEDYLTEVRTSLQEEPEIHWKTDAGEESIYTRFLQFALKQLKLGRKGLDESLDGQILSEKLELEKRLPILNTLGNNAPFIGLLGTVLGVIKAFYGLGTLGSSGAEVVMRSISTALLATAAGLAVAIPVVMANNYFSRKSKVILQNLEILKKELLSYQMNKTKV